The Alteromonas stellipolaris genome includes a region encoding these proteins:
- a CDS encoding HEAT repeat domain-containing protein, with protein sequence MFLIQENSNHPINDIVSSPPDESASRTKIERLLQTGELSQLVNENLPDILLRNNSASLSSESINEETTSLTWRIAKSDVANFVIKILKGSPHNANEPHFLTPNDMFIFFHGDGVCEAIIYEFEAVENDNNFEAQRKIQKCEKVTFRNGHSVMLHAGDTGMQILKIDKLAMFEVSALKHSDIVWNFDPKSKTMLYPSAADVGSSRLESAMNALKSIGDANSIPIIAKIARNHHQHFLRWSAIETMAFLSPEHAEELLKDALNDPHHEIRLAAHESLTMNGI encoded by the coding sequence TTGTTTTTAATTCAAGAGAATAGTAACCACCCGATTAACGATATTGTGTCGTCACCACCTGATGAATCTGCTTCGCGGACGAAAATTGAGAGGTTATTACAAACGGGAGAACTCTCTCAGTTGGTCAATGAAAACCTCCCTGATATTCTACTGCGTAATAATTCAGCGTCGCTATCGAGCGAATCAATCAACGAGGAAACTACATCGCTAACATGGCGTATAGCCAAAAGTGATGTGGCAAATTTTGTGATTAAGATCCTTAAGGGTTCGCCTCACAACGCAAATGAACCTCATTTTTTGACGCCGAACGATATGTTCATTTTTTTTCATGGCGATGGAGTATGTGAAGCCATTATTTATGAATTTGAAGCCGTCGAAAACGACAACAACTTCGAGGCACAAAGAAAAATTCAGAAATGCGAGAAAGTCACCTTCCGAAACGGACACAGCGTTATGCTTCACGCTGGTGACACTGGAATGCAAATATTAAAGATTGATAAATTAGCGATGTTTGAAGTGAGTGCACTTAAACATAGTGACATTGTGTGGAATTTCGATCCAAAGTCTAAAACCATGCTTTATCCCTCCGCGGCCGACGTAGGTAGCTCTAGACTGGAAAGCGCCATGAATGCACTTAAATCGATTGGCGATGCGAATTCGATTCCTATCATTGCGAAAATCGCTCGGAATCATCATCAACATTTTTTACGCTGGTCAGCCATCGAAACCATGGCGTTTCTTAGTCCAGAGCACGCTGAAGAGCTTTTGAAAGATGCTTTGAACGACCCGCACCATGAAATTCGCCTGGCGGCTCATGAATCACTAACTATGAATGGTATATAA